The Geitlerinema sp. PCC 9228 genome contains a region encoding:
- a CDS encoding RRXRR domain-containing protein: protein MYALVLDRNKKPLDPTHPAKARKMLKAVSSRKTKKKKSP, encoded by the coding sequence ATGTATGCCTTGGTTCTCGATCGAAACAAAAAACCGCTAGACCCGACCCATCCCGCTAAAGCCAGAAAAATGCTAAAAGCAGTAAGTAGCAGAAAAACCAAGAAAAAAAAATCCCCCTGA